TACGCGGCGAACGTCGACGAGTGGATCGCGGGCCTCTCCGTGATCGCGGCGCCCGTGCTGCGCGGCGGCCAGCTCGTCGCGCAGGTCGCGCTCGCCGCGTCGTCGCCGCGCGTCGCCGAGCTCGGCGTCGGCGCGCTCGGCGAGCGCGTGCGGAAGACGGCGGACGCGATCGCCGCGCGCCTCGAACTCGACCCCCGTCCGGCGGCGCGGGCCGCCGACGCGAACGGCGCGCGCCGCGCGCCGCCGGTGCCCCGCCGCGCGCGAAGCGCACCAGGAGACTCCCGATGAAGGATTCCCGATGAAGGTATGGATCGACGGACGCATCGTGGAGGCCGCCGACGCGCGCGTCTCCGTGACCGACCACGGCCTGCTCTACGGCGACGGCGTCTTCGAGGGCATGCGCGTCTACCACCGGCGCGTGTTCCGGCTGGCCGACCACCTGCGCCGCTTCCGCGCCGGCCTCGACGCGATCGGCCTCGCGCTGCCCGGCGGCATCGAGGGCGTCGAGAAGGCCGTGCTCGAGACGGCGCGCGCCTACGGCCGCGACGAGGCCTACCTGAGGCTCGTCGCGACGCGCGGCGCGGGCGGGCTCGGCGTCGACCCGACGCTATGCGAGCGCCCGACGCTCTTCTGCATCGCCGACGCCATCCGCCTCTACGACGCCGCGAAGCTCGCGCGCGGCATCGACCTCGTCACCGTGAGCGTGCGCCGCCCCGCGGCCGACGCGCTCGACCCGCGCGTCAAGAGCCTCAACTACCTCAACAGCGTGCTCGCGAAGCGCGAGGCGAGGCTTCGGGGCGCGGACGAGGGGCTCATCCTCAACGCGCAGGGCCTCGTCGCCGAGGCCGCCGTCGCGAACGTGTTCACCGTGCGCGACGGCGTGCTGACGACGCCGCCGCCGTCCGACGGCTGCCTCGAGGGCATCACGCGCGCGAGCGTCCTCGAGCTCGCCGCGCGCCTCGGCATCGCCGCCCGCGAGGCCTCACTCGGCCGCTTCGACCTGTTCGCCGCCGACGAGGTCTTCCTGACGGGAAGCGGCGCGCGCATCGTGCCCGTCGGCAC
This genomic interval from Myxococcota bacterium contains the following:
- the ilvE gene encoding branched-chain-amino-acid transaminase, translated to MKVWIDGRIVEAADARVSVTDHGLLYGDGVFEGMRVYHRRVFRLADHLRRFRAGLDAIGLALPGGIEGVEKAVLETARAYGRDEAYLRLVATRGAGGLGVDPTLCERPTLFCIADAIRLYDAAKLARGIDLVTVSVRRPAADALDPRVKSLNYLNSVLAKREARLRGADEGLILNAQGLVAEAAVANVFTVRDGVLTTPPPSDGCLEGITRASVLELAARLGIAAREASLGRFDLFAADEVFLTGSGARIVPVGTFDGAVVGLGGRGPVTQRIDDAFGPYTKERGTAF